Proteins encoded in a region of the Methanobrevibacter millerae genome:
- the thsA gene encoding thermosome subunit alpha yields the protein MAQGGQPIFILPEGTNRSIGRDAQRNNILAGKVLAETVRTTLGPKGMDKMLVDGLGDIVVTNDGVTILKEMDIEHPAAKMLVEVAKTQEDEVGDGTTTAVIIAGELLKKSESLLDSDIHPTIIAMGYRKAAEKAQAILDEIAIDDVDTETLTKVAMTAMTGKGTEAAREPLAKLIVEAVQKVADDKVVDIDNIKIEKKDGAVVEESNLVEGVIIDKEKVHPGMPSEIKDAKIALVNTPLEVKETEVDAEIRITDPAQMQAFIEQEENMIKDMVQKVADSGANVLFAQKGIDDLAQHYLSKAGILAVRRVKKSDIEKLSRATGATVISNLDDLTSDDLGQAGIVEERKISGEDMIFVEECSAAKSVTLFVRGSTKHIVDEIVRAIEDAIGVVAATVEDDQVVAGGGAPEIAMAKKLKDYAESISGREQLAVNAFAEALEIVPKTLAENAGLDSIDSLVDLRAAQEDSFYMGLDVFTGEVADMKEAGVIEPKRVKKQAIQSASEAAEMILRIDDVIASSGGADDMPMDPGMGGGMPPMM from the coding sequence ATGGCACAAGGTGGACAACCAATTTTTATTTTACCTGAAGGAACTAACAGATCCATCGGTAGAGACGCACAAAGAAATAACATTTTAGCTGGTAAAGTATTAGCTGAAACTGTAAGAACTACTTTAGGTCCAAAAGGAATGGACAAAATGTTGGTGGATGGTCTCGGAGACATTGTTGTAACCAACGATGGAGTAACTATTTTAAAAGAAATGGATATTGAACATCCTGCAGCAAAAATGCTCGTAGAAGTAGCAAAAACCCAAGAAGATGAAGTTGGAGACGGAACTACTACTGCAGTTATTATTGCTGGTGAATTATTAAAAAAATCCGAAAGCTTATTAGATTCAGACATTCACCCAACTATCATTGCAATGGGATACAGAAAAGCAGCTGAAAAAGCTCAAGCAATCTTAGATGAAATTGCAATCGATGATGTTGACACTGAAACTTTAACTAAAGTAGCTATGACTGCTATGACTGGTAAAGGAACCGAAGCAGCACGTGAACCATTAGCAAAATTAATCGTTGAAGCTGTACAAAAAGTTGCTGATGATAAAGTTGTAGACATTGACAATATTAAAATCGAGAAAAAAGATGGTGCTGTTGTCGAAGAATCCAACTTAGTTGAAGGAGTAATCATTGACAAAGAAAAAGTACATCCGGGTATGCCATCTGAAATCAAAGATGCAAAAATCGCTCTTGTCAACACTCCATTAGAAGTTAAAGAAACTGAAGTTGACGCTGAAATCAGAATCACTGACCCTGCTCAAATGCAAGCATTCATTGAACAAGAAGAAAACATGATTAAAGACATGGTTCAAAAAGTCGCTGATTCTGGAGCTAACGTTTTATTCGCACAAAAAGGTATTGATGACTTAGCACAACACTACTTATCCAAAGCAGGTATTTTAGCTGTAAGAAGAGTTAAAAAATCTGACATTGAAAAATTATCCAGAGCTACCGGTGCAACCGTTATCTCTAACTTAGATGATTTAACCTCAGATGACTTAGGTCAAGCAGGAATCGTCGAAGAAAGAAAAATCTCTGGTGAAGACATGATCTTTGTCGAAGAATGCAGTGCAGCTAAATCCGTAACCTTATTCGTAAGAGGTAGTACCAAACACATCGTTGACGAAATCGTAAGAGCTATCGAAGACGCTATCGGTGTAGTGGCAGCTACTGTTGAAGATGACCAAGTTGTTGCTGGTGGAGGTGCTCCTGAAATCGCTATGGCTAAAAAACTCAAAGATTATGCAGAATCTATTTCTGGAAGAGAACAATTAGCTGTAAACGCATTTGCAGAAGCATTAGAAATCGTACCTAAAACCTTAGCTGAAAACGCAGGTTTAGACAGCATTGACTCCTTAGTAGATTTAAGAGCCGCTCAAGAAGACAGCTTCTACATGGGATTAGATGTATTCACTGGTGAAGTAGCAGACATGAAAGAAGCTGGTGTAATTGAACCAAAACGTGTCAAAAAACAAGCTATCCAATCTGCATCTGAAGCAGCTGAAATGATTTTAAGAATTGATGATGTAATTGCATCCTCTGGTGGAGCAGACGACATGCCTATGGACCCAGGTATGGGCGGAGGTATGCCTCCAATGATGTAA
- a CDS encoding DUF2117 domain-containing protein has protein sequence MNIGIVVHGPNIIDSGYALKLINLIVEYGNVSVRLGGTMGRTAVIDESLEDIIDISRKLVPSDSLKIFHEDSVDVIFLLNYGKSSTTGQVFGYKVYNHYKNKIDENNTPIIQIERPGEVDGSVINWAVKSNLADEFAKKLNLTIVEPEEIYENHIKDDEKSQSRRTIHGVSPGENIMVNSVVIGKSTSDKLVLVSNDNKIVDIVGGEIKPHGVEKLGDVDLSSAIVKTGLLRKAKVTPRVLENKTSEKFKLAFLDHAGEDVYKFRNASCVITIGDDTTLIASDILYRFNIPIIGITDGDLDKVVEDGFKSKNSVIFEVESGNDDIIGNIIYKKIFKNNNYSGDFNSIDDVENEIIEIINNMNIKYTINKI, from the coding sequence ATGAATATTGGAATTGTAGTTCACGGTCCAAACATTATAGATTCAGGTTACGCATTGAAGCTTATAAATTTAATTGTTGAATATGGGAATGTTTCTGTAAGATTGGGTGGAACGATGGGTCGAACTGCCGTCATTGACGAGTCTTTGGAGGATATTATTGATATTTCCCGTAAATTGGTTCCAAGCGATTCGCTTAAAATATTTCATGAGGATTCTGTTGATGTTATTTTTCTTTTAAATTATGGCAAATCATCTACCACAGGACAGGTTTTTGGATATAAGGTATATAACCACTATAAAAATAAGATCGATGAAAATAATACTCCAATTATTCAAATTGAAAGGCCCGGCGAAGTTGATGGTAGTGTGATTAATTGGGCTGTAAAAAGCAATTTGGCAGACGAATTTGCTAAAAAATTAAATTTAACCATTGTTGAACCTGAAGAAATCTATGAAAACCATATTAAAGATGATGAAAAAAGTCAAAGTCGACGTACTATTCATGGAGTAAGTCCTGGTGAAAACATTATGGTCAATAGTGTTGTCATTGGAAAATCAACTTCAGATAAACTTGTTTTGGTATCAAACGACAATAAAATAGTTGATATTGTTGGTGGAGAGATAAAGCCTCATGGTGTTGAAAAATTAGGGGATGTTGATTTATCTTCAGCAATTGTTAAAACAGGACTTTTAAGAAAGGCAAAAGTAACGCCAAGAGTATTGGAAAATAAAACCTCTGAAAAATTTAAATTAGCTTTTCTTGATCATGCAGGGGAAGATGTATATAAGTTCAGGAATGCTTCATGTGTAATAACAATCGGTGATGATACCACTTTGATTGCATCTGATATTTTATACAGATTCAATATTCCAATAATAGGAATAACTGATGGTGATTTGGATAAGGTAGTTGAAGATGGTTTTAAATCAAAAAATTCTGTTATTTTTGAAGTTGAAAGTGGAAATGATGATATTATCGGCAATATAATTTATAAAAAAATTTTTAAAAATAATAATTATTCTGGAGATTTCAATTCAATTGATGATGTTGAAAATGAAATCATTGAAATCATAAATAATATGAATATTAAATATACAATTAATAAAATTTAA
- a CDS encoding methanogenesis marker 2 protein produces the protein MGFILDFEKLIKEVQEFEGVSRKSSIDNVVNLLSDAYNVSGDVIIDIGDDASAVDIGNNQVVLIAADGIWGQIMNVNPYWAGYCSVLVNVNDIAAMGGKPLAMVNIMSINHDEIYEDLLTGIKDGCLKFGVPMVGGHLHPDGDSDSVGVAIVGIAQKDKLITSFDAKTGDKVIVAIDLDGKPHEMFSLNWDTTYDKDAQLVRDQITAVQYLAEHDYIKAGKDISNPGILGTLEMLLETSEKGANVNLEDIPKNENMPWNDWLKSYPGSGFVFTASKDKCDFICDYLAEYSIEACVVGEVTDDRVLNVTYKDQTIEVFNQNKNPVFKL, from the coding sequence GTGGGGTTTATTTTAGACTTTGAAAAACTCATAAAGGAAGTGCAAGAATTTGAAGGAGTTTCACGTAAAAGTTCTATTGATAATGTTGTTAATCTTTTAAGTGATGCTTATAATGTTTCTGGGGATGTGATCATTGATATTGGTGATGATGCATCAGCTGTTGACATTGGAAATAATCAGGTTGTATTAATTGCTGCGGATGGAATCTGGGGTCAAATCATGAATGTAAATCCTTATTGGGCAGGTTATTGTTCAGTTCTTGTTAATGTTAATGATATTGCTGCCATGGGGGGTAAACCGTTGGCCATGGTTAATATAATGTCTATTAATCATGATGAAATTTATGAGGATTTGCTGACAGGCATTAAAGATGGATGCTTGAAATTTGGTGTTCCAATGGTTGGAGGGCACCTACATCCTGATGGCGATAGTGACTCTGTAGGGGTAGCTATTGTGGGAATTGCTCAGAAAGATAAATTAATTACTAGTTTTGATGCTAAAACTGGCGATAAAGTAATTGTGGCTATTGATTTGGATGGAAAACCTCATGAAATGTTTAGTTTGAACTGGGATACTACTTATGATAAGGATGCTCAGCTTGTACGTGACCAAATCACTGCAGTACAATACTTGGCCGAACATGATTATATTAAAGCAGGCAAGGATATTTCTAATCCCGGAATTTTAGGGACACTGGAAATGCTTTTAGAAACTTCTGAAAAAGGGGCTAATGTTAATTTGGAAGATATTCCTAAAAATGAAAATATGCCATGGAATGATTGGTTAAAATCATATCCTGGATCAGGTTTTGTATTTACTGCTAGTAAAGATAAATGTGATTTTATCTGTGATTATTTGGCAGAATATTCAATTGAAGCTTGTGTTGTTGGTGAAGTAACTGACGATAGGGTATTGAATGTAACCTATAAAGACCAAACAATAGAAGTTTTTAATCAAAATAAAAATCCTGTTTTTAAATTATAG
- a CDS encoding winged helix-turn-helix domain-containing protein, translated as MMMNEQYIQKDIMFIVKSEIRLKILTELNDKPQTIKEIVNKTKMAYSSVSNNLNKLEYKKHVIKENRIYTMTPMTKLYFNQLMEFKKSIDVIKNFNSFWYKHDIKNINNELIENITQLYESKLIETNPIDIYKTHDNIKNQLKISKNVKGILPYIHPDYPLLIENILKNNGKIELIMEKNIFQGLLSQIDKDLKNKSVRNGSLKMHIFNGNLDIYLLICDDSMNLGLFKNDGSYDQNRILNSTTEDSLNWANNLFENIKQRVI; from the coding sequence ATGATGATGAATGAACAATACATACAAAAAGACATAATGTTTATCGTCAAATCAGAAATTAGATTAAAGATTTTAACTGAATTGAATGATAAACCCCAAACAATTAAAGAAATTGTTAATAAAACTAAAATGGCTTATAGTTCCGTGTCAAATAATCTAAATAAACTAGAATACAAAAAGCACGTTATTAAAGAAAATAGAATTTATACAATGACACCTATGACAAAACTTTATTTCAACCAACTGATGGAATTTAAGAAAAGCATTGATGTCATTAAAAATTTCAACAGCTTTTGGTATAAGCATGATATCAAAAATATTAACAATGAATTAATAGAAAATATTACACAACTATATGAATCAAAATTAATTGAGACAAATCCTATCGATATTTATAAAACACATGATAATATCAAAAATCAACTTAAAATATCAAAAAACGTAAAGGGAATTCTCCCATATATTCATCCGGACTATCCATTATTAATTGAAAATATCTTAAAAAATAACGGAAAAATCGAATTGATAATGGAAAAGAATATCTTTCAAGGATTATTGTCTCAAATCGATAAAGATCTGAAAAATAAATCTGTTCGAAATGGATCTTTAAAAATGCATATTTTTAATGGAAACTTAGATATTTATTTATTAATATGTGATGATTCCATGAATTTAGGATTATTTAAAAATGATGGCAGCTATGATCAAAACAGAATTCTAAATTCCACAACCGAAGACTCCCTAAACTGGGCGAACAACTTATTTGAAAATATAAAACAAAGAGTGATTTAA
- a CDS encoding adenosylcobinamide amidohydrolase, protein MYNDRLIFKTSTSDEVYYFKDSIFIKFNNRHNTISNSVLNGGIKNNLEFVFNHHLSQENINYLENHDLFDYLIRLCDDLNFNPKMSSGLVTLAKMRNVSIVTKKYKKLEVVAITTAGVRVNAVCAGDDAGFYEENGEFKPGTINTILLINSKLNDNVLAEAFMVASEAKTVALNNLKIPSQYSNNFATGTGTDGLIIASNLDSNNVITNAGKHSKLGEIIAKSIIESIHVAIKKQVWITPNSQSNVLVLLNRYKLDINEFYDGLNQNKHKFISQLKIDSKIQENIAITSSILNLIDDFKKGIINKNTAFDLSFNLLEGCVGNTVNYLLLFWIEKFLG, encoded by the coding sequence ATGTATAACGACAGACTTATTTTTAAGACTTCAACATCTGATGAAGTGTATTATTTCAAAGACTCTATTTTTATTAAATTTAATAATCGGCACAACACTATTTCTAATTCTGTTTTAAATGGCGGAATAAAAAATAATTTGGAATTCGTTTTTAATCATCATTTATCTCAAGAAAATATAAATTATTTGGAAAATCATGATTTATTTGATTATTTAATCCGGTTATGTGATGATTTAAATTTTAATCCTAAAATGTCATCAGGTCTTGTCACATTAGCTAAAATGAGAAATGTGTCAATAGTGACTAAGAAATATAAGAAATTGGAAGTCGTTGCCATTACAACTGCAGGAGTTCGTGTTAATGCAGTTTGCGCAGGTGATGATGCAGGATTTTATGAAGAAAATGGTGAATTTAAACCAGGAACCATTAATACAATTTTGCTGATAAATTCAAAATTGAATGATAATGTATTGGCAGAGGCTTTTATGGTGGCTAGCGAAGCTAAAACTGTGGCTTTAAATAATTTGAAAATACCTTCTCAATATTCTAATAATTTTGCAACAGGCACGGGCACTGACGGTCTTATAATTGCTTCTAATTTAGATTCGAATAATGTAATTACTAATGCAGGTAAACATTCCAAATTAGGTGAAATAATTGCTAAAAGTATCATTGAGTCTATACATGTAGCAATTAAAAAACAAGTTTGGATTACTCCAAATTCACAATCTAATGTTTTGGTATTATTAAATAGATATAAGTTAGATATCAATGAATTTTATGATGGCTTAAATCAAAATAAACATAAGTTCATTTCACAGCTAAAAATCGATTCTAAAATTCAGGAAAATATTGCCATAACTTCTTCAATTTTAAATTTAATAGATGATTTTAAAAAGGGCATTATCAATAAAAATACTGCCTTTGATTTATCTTTTAATCTTTTGGAGGGCTGTGTTGGAAATACTGTAAATTATTTATTGTTGTTCTGGATAGAAAAATTTTTAGGATAA
- a CDS encoding molybdenum cofactor biosynthesis protein B, with protein sequence MESETTKQHQDESSNNITCGIITLSDSRDKKEDLSGDYIENELKKRYTVKSREIIKDEKDDLLKSIDEMINNNVDVILTNGGTGLSERDITVESVEKLFDKKIDGFGEIFRHQSYIEIGSGALLSRATAGVYKKCCIFSMPGSPNAVKTALNIIIDELPHIVHHAKK encoded by the coding sequence ATGGAAAGTGAAACTACCAAACAACATCAAGATGAATCTTCCAACAATATTACATGCGGAATTATCACTTTAAGTGATAGCAGAGATAAAAAAGAAGATTTATCAGGAGATTATATTGAAAATGAACTTAAAAAGAGATATACTGTAAAATCAAGAGAGATTATAAAAGATGAAAAAGATGATCTTTTAAAATCTATTGATGAAATGATAAACAACAATGTCGATGTAATCCTAACAAATGGAGGTACCGGACTAAGTGAAAGAGATATAACCGTTGAAAGTGTTGAAAAATTATTTGATAAAAAAATTGATGGTTTTGGAGAAATTTTTAGACATCAATCATATATAGAAATTGGTTCAGGAGCACTTCTCTCACGTGCTACTGCAGGTGTTTATAAAAAATGTTGCATATTTTCCATGCCAGGATCACCTAATGCTGTTAAAACGGCTCTAAACATAATAATTGATGAACTTCCACATATTGTTCATCATGCAAAAAAATAA
- a CDS encoding ribonuclease VapC yields MEIYYVLDASAFINGFKPTSQYNYTVPEITAEIKDFESRLLYDSAVDDGILIVQDVDRKYLDKTEENISKSGDVLRLSLPDKKIIALALMLIDEGKSVKVISDDYTIQNTLKIMNIPYSGIITEGIKEIYNWKKVCQGCKKEFEENYPFDDCDVCGSKIFKKRIKVNK; encoded by the coding sequence ATGGAAATTTACTATGTTTTAGATGCATCTGCATTCATTAATGGTTTTAAACCAACATCACAGTACAATTATACTGTTCCGGAAATCACTGCTGAAATTAAGGATTTTGAATCTAGATTATTGTATGATAGTGCAGTTGATGATGGAATACTTATTGTTCAGGACGTTGATAGAAAATACTTGGATAAAACTGAAGAAAATATCTCCAAGTCCGGTGATGTCTTAAGATTATCTCTTCCTGATAAAAAGATAATAGCACTTGCATTAATGTTGATTGATGAAGGAAAATCCGTTAAGGTAATTAGTGATGACTACACTATTCAGAATACATTAAAAATAATGAATATTCCATATTCAGGCATAATAACTGAGGGTATTAAAGAAATATATAATTGGAAAAAAGTTTGTCAGGGATGCAAAAAGGAATTTGAGGAAAACTATCCTTTTGATGACTGTGATGTATGTGGATCTAAAATATTCAAAAAGAGGATTAAGGTGAATAAATGA
- a CDS encoding winged helix-turn-helix domain-containing protein produces MSSSTLKENEPQEFKNVKYLLTSSMRTLILIVLYTNKKNLNEIRDELKKPSATILHGLKELEENNLIKKDRKYYSLTSNGYLLATNMIKLIDNWYAIEKNKVFWNNHDLSGIPENFLNKLYLLKDAQFISSTTSDLSNAFNTYIQLISTADELNIILPIYSENHFKYLIKLLKNDDLKRLTILINTEILKTMKKNRYLKKSLIENEKTKIIEISENPKIFLTFSNEFMALTLFFNDNHYDDSQIIIDKHENAIKWSKNLFQRYMEMI; encoded by the coding sequence ATGAGTTCAAGTACTTTAAAAGAAAATGAACCACAGGAATTTAAAAATGTCAAATATCTTTTGACATCTTCAATGCGTACATTAATCCTTATTGTTTTATATACTAATAAAAAAAATCTTAATGAAATCAGGGACGAACTAAAAAAACCATCTGCAACAATATTGCATGGTTTAAAGGAATTGGAAGAAAACAATCTTATTAAAAAAGATAGAAAATATTATTCATTAACATCAAACGGGTATTTACTAGCAACAAACATGATTAAACTAATTGATAATTGGTATGCTATCGAAAAAAACAAAGTGTTCTGGAATAACCACGACCTGAGTGGTATTCCAGAAAATTTTTTAAATAAATTATATCTCTTGAAAGATGCCCAATTCATTTCATCAACAACAAGCGACTTATCTAATGCATTTAATACATACATACAACTAATTTCAACAGCAGATGAACTAAACATTATACTACCAATATACTCAGAAAATCATTTTAAATATTTGATTAAATTATTAAAAAATGATGATTTGAAAAGATTGACAATACTAATAAATACAGAAATACTGAAAACGATGAAAAAGAATAGGTATCTAAAAAAATCATTGATAGAAAATGAAAAAACAAAAATAATAGAAATCTCTGAAAATCCGAAGATATTTTTAACATTTTCAAATGAATTTATGGCACTGACATTATTCTTTAATGACAATCATTATGATGATTCACAGATTATCATAGATAAACATGAAAATGCCATAAAATGGAGCAAAAATCTCTTTCAAAGATACATGGAAATGATATAA
- a CDS encoding PRC-barrel domain-containing protein: MRTKELFNKEVLDANINIIGKVQEIVFDEDTFEITDLVIKKIGFSEQLRDSENVVPVELVKAIGDKVLLKSDDDL, encoded by the coding sequence ATGAGAACAAAAGAATTATTCAATAAAGAAGTTTTAGATGCGAACATAAATATCATAGGTAAAGTTCAAGAAATTGTTTTTGATGAAGATACTTTTGAAATAACTGATTTGGTTATTAAGAAAATAGGATTCTCAGAACAACTTCGTGACAGTGAAAATGTTGTACCGGTAGAACTTGTAAAAGCTATTGGTGATAAAGTATTACTCAAAAGTGATGATGATTTATAA
- the pyrE gene encoding orotate phosphoribosyltransferase, translating into MPSKDYLIKLLKENEVFLRGDFTLSSGKKSDYYINMKKAITEPEILSTIAKLITELIAEDGIDKVAGPALGAVPIATAVSLESKTPLLMIRKEKKGYGTSKLIEGELNSGDNVIVVEDVTTTGGSLLKAIKAIQENGGNVTRAFVVVDRQEGAIDAFEKEGIKLEPLITVDEF; encoded by the coding sequence ATGCCATCTAAAGACTATTTAATCAAACTATTAAAAGAAAATGAAGTTTTCCTCAGAGGAGATTTCACTTTGTCATCAGGTAAAAAAAGCGACTATTATATCAATATGAAAAAAGCAATAACAGAACCTGAGATATTATCCACTATTGCAAAATTAATCACTGAATTGATTGCAGAAGATGGAATTGATAAAGTTGCTGGTCCTGCTTTGGGTGCAGTTCCTATTGCTACTGCAGTCTCTCTTGAAAGTAAAACTCCATTATTGATGATTCGTAAGGAAAAGAAAGGATATGGTACATCTAAATTAATTGAAGGTGAATTGAACTCCGGCGATAATGTTATTGTTGTTGAAGATGTAACAACTACTGGAGGATCTCTTCTTAAAGCCATTAAAGCTATTCAAGAAAATGGTGGAAATGTAACCCGAGCTTTTGTTGTCGTCGACAGACAGGAAGGCGCTATTGATGCATTTGAAAAAGAAGGAATTAAACTAGAACCCTTAATAACTGTTGATGAATTTTAG
- the asd gene encoding aspartate-semialdehyde dehydrogenase, translating into MVNVGVLGATGMVGQRFIQLLDKHPDFELTALAASSRSAGKRYEDATTWYLDDEMPESVKDIVVCETNPEDMDNDVDIVFSSLPTEFAAKVEKDFAKDYVVASNASAHRMKKNIPLVIPEVNPEYLDMIDAQQKENNWDGFIVTNPNCSTIALTLTLKPIVDNFNVNSIRVSTMQAVSGAGYNGVPSMAIVDNLVPYIGSEEEKMESETLHLLGSFDGEKVNDANFRLSASCHRVPVIDGHTEAIFIELDDDFDIGDVKDKMANFKALPQELNLFSAPENPVIVKEEMDRPQPRMDRNAGNGMSVSVGRLRKDQAFDNSFKYVLVGHNTIRGAAGASVLNAELINERIL; encoded by the coding sequence ATGGTTAATGTAGGTGTACTTGGTGCTACTGGAATGGTAGGTCAAAGATTTATTCAATTGTTGGATAAACATCCTGATTTTGAGCTTACTGCTCTTGCAGCTTCTTCACGTTCTGCGGGTAAGAGATATGAAGATGCAACCACATGGTATCTTGATGATGAAATGCCTGAGTCAGTAAAAGATATTGTTGTATGTGAAACAAATCCTGAAGATATGGATAATGATGTAGATATAGTATTTTCATCACTTCCTACCGAATTTGCTGCTAAAGTTGAAAAAGACTTTGCAAAAGATTATGTTGTTGCAAGTAATGCCAGTGCTCATAGGATGAAGAAAAATATTCCTTTAGTTATTCCAGAAGTCAATCCTGAGTATTTAGACATGATTGATGCTCAGCAAAAAGAAAATAACTGGGATGGATTTATAGTAACCAATCCTAACTGTTCAACTATTGCTTTAACTTTAACATTGAAACCTATTGTGGATAATTTCAATGTTAACTCAATAAGAGTATCAACTATGCAGGCAGTATCTGGTGCAGGTTACAATGGTGTTCCATCAATGGCCATTGTTGACAATCTTGTTCCTTACATAGGCAGTGAAGAAGAAAAGATGGAATCTGAAACCTTGCACTTATTAGGTTCTTTTGATGGTGAAAAAGTCAATGATGCAAATTTCAGATTAAGTGCATCATGTCATAGGGTTCCTGTAATTGATGGTCATACCGAGGCAATATTCATTGAGTTGGATGATGACTTTGACATTGGTGATGTGAAAGATAAAATGGCAAATTTCAAAGCATTGCCTCAAGAATTAAATTTATTCTCAGCACCTGAAAATCCAGTCATTGTCAAAGAAGAAATGGACAGGCCTCAACCAAGAATGGATAGAAATGCTGGTAATGGTATGTCTGTTAGTGTTGGTAGGTTAAGAAAAGACCAAGCTTTTGATAATAGTTTTAAATATGTTCTTGTAGGGCATAACACTATTCGTGGTGCTGCTGGAGCATCAGTATTAAATGCTGAGTTAATTAATGAAAGAATACTCTAA
- a CDS encoding stage II sporulation protein M — MELFTKKFIKGYFSRNKKLILLSLVILIVFVIIGAIAGNIFAGEKYGMISKMMSETNKSISYSDIAGDAVGLFTHNLLVDLVVFIGGILFSIISLILVIFNAVAIGAPFGGDLYFSMVSIFPHFIFEYMGGSVFALTGAFLITKLEISAIKKRSVKEAFLDSYVLKDIIFTLILMVIFLLVAAIIEAYATPMITLIAFGK; from the coding sequence ATGGAATTATTTACAAAGAAATTTATAAAAGGATATTTTTCAAGAAATAAGAAATTAATACTCCTTTCTTTGGTAATTCTGATTGTGTTCGTTATCATTGGTGCCATTGCAGGTAATATTTTTGCTGGAGAAAAGTATGGTATGATTTCTAAGATGATGAGTGAAACCAATAAATCAATTTCTTATTCGGATATTGCTGGTGATGCTGTAGGATTATTTACGCATAATTTGCTCGTTGACTTGGTAGTTTTTATTGGTGGAATTTTATTTTCAATAATTTCTTTAATTCTAGTAATATTTAATGCTGTTGCTATCGGCGCACCTTTTGGCGGTGATTTATATTTCTCTATGGTATCGATTTTTCCCCATTTCATTTTTGAATATATGGGCGGAAGCGTATTTGCATTAACGGGTGCATTTTTGATTACGAAGTTAGAAATCAGTGCCATTAAAAAAAGAAGTGTTAAAGAAGCTTTTTTGGATTCATATGTTCTAAAAGATATTATTTTTACTTTAATTCTAATGGTGATTTTCTTATTGGTTGCAGCAATTATCGAAGCATATGCTACTCCAATGATTACACTTATTGCATTTGGCAAGTAA